Proteins co-encoded in one Natrinema sp. CBA1119 genomic window:
- a CDS encoding cytosine deaminase, with amino-acid sequence MPSWIITDATTVDGSSIDIAIEDGRISRLEAAGSIDPTAVSESQHYDAEGRLVTPSLTEPHIHLDATLTAGQPEWNDSGTLAEGIRIWGDRKETLDADDVKARAERAVEWLAAHGVTRVRTHADTTEESLTGVRALLELREEVADLVDLQVVAFPQDGIFTDPTHEDLLREALELGADVVGGIPHNEHTREDGVASVELAMDLAESTDRPADLHIDETDDPGSRFTEVLASEAIKRDIGERVTASHTTAMHSYPNSYAAKVTALLAESGIDVVTNPPDNAVLQGRYDDYPRRRGHTRIDELREAGVTVGLGHDSVMDPWYHYGRGDPLDAAFILVHYAHMNGRGDVEPIWDMLTTANASVFGVDDYGLSVGADGSLVVYDAPDPFNALRTRAPRTLVLKEGREIARTEPASTHVVRDEGDRSVDFQR; translated from the coding sequence ATGCCCTCGTGGATCATCACCGACGCCACCACTGTCGACGGGTCGTCGATCGACATCGCGATCGAAGACGGTCGTATCTCGCGCCTCGAGGCGGCCGGATCGATCGATCCGACGGCCGTTTCGGAGTCCCAGCACTACGACGCTGAGGGACGGCTCGTGACGCCGTCGCTGACCGAACCGCACATCCACCTGGACGCGACGCTCACCGCCGGCCAGCCCGAGTGGAACGATTCGGGGACGCTCGCGGAGGGGATCCGCATCTGGGGCGACCGGAAGGAGACCCTCGATGCTGACGACGTGAAAGCGCGGGCCGAGCGGGCGGTCGAGTGGCTCGCAGCCCACGGCGTCACCCGCGTCCGGACCCACGCCGACACGACGGAGGAGTCGCTGACCGGCGTCAGGGCCCTGCTCGAGCTCCGGGAGGAGGTCGCGGACCTCGTCGATCTGCAGGTCGTCGCGTTTCCGCAGGACGGGATCTTCACCGATCCGACTCACGAGGACCTGCTCCGGGAGGCGCTCGAGCTGGGCGCGGACGTCGTCGGTGGGATTCCGCACAACGAACACACCCGCGAGGACGGCGTCGCCTCGGTCGAACTCGCGATGGACCTCGCGGAGTCGACCGACCGACCCGCGGACCTCCACATCGACGAGACGGACGATCCGGGATCGCGGTTCACCGAGGTGCTCGCCAGCGAGGCGATCAAACGCGATATCGGCGAGCGGGTAACGGCGAGCCACACGACGGCGATGCACTCCTATCCGAACAGTTACGCGGCGAAGGTGACCGCCTTGCTCGCCGAAAGCGGCATCGACGTGGTCACCAACCCACCGGATAACGCGGTACTACAGGGGCGATACGACGACTACCCGCGACGTCGGGGCCACACCAGAATCGACGAACTGCGCGAGGCGGGCGTCACCGTCGGGCTCGGGCACGACTCCGTGATGGATCCGTGGTATCACTACGGCCGCGGCGATCCCCTCGACGCCGCCTTCATCCTCGTCCACTACGCGCACATGAACGGCCGCGGCGACGTGGAGCCGATCTGGGACATGCTCACGACGGCGAACGCGAGCGTCTTCGGGGTCGACGACTACGGGCTCTCCGTCGGAGCCGACGGATCGCTCGTCGTCTACGACGCGCCGGACCCGTTCAATGCGCTTCGAACGCGAGCGCCTCGGACGCTGGTGCTCAAGGAGGGCCGCGAAATCGCCCGAACGGAACCCGCGAGCACGCACGTCGTCCGCGACGAGGGGGATCGATCGGTCGACTTCCAGCGATAA
- a CDS encoding uracil-xanthine permease family protein, giving the protein MTDANVDDQSLESSTDDGIVRYGIDDEPPLSEAIPLGIQHLLAMFLSTVALPLVIAGAIGLGQSETTFIVQMALLVAGVATIVQVYSVGPVGSRLPIVMGTSAIFVTPLIDIGNSFGIAAIFGAVIVAAPVEIVIGYFYDDLRSLFPPLVTGVVVMLVGLTLVPTAIQYSAGGPGAETYGDLANLGVAGVVFLIAVLFNQYFDNFLSVASVLIAVVVGYLMAAPLGLLDLSGVADAGWVAVPMPLEFGVEFHPSAIVIAAFAYVVTSMETIGDVEGTTGTVDRRATSEEMRGGLLADGVMSMIAGVFNAFPNTSFSQNVGLIGFTGVASKFVVAICGGFLVVLGLIPKVAAIVSAMPEPVLGGAAIVLFGMIFSIGLRLVAQNVELTQRNLTIIASSIVLGLGVEVQSDALAQFPDDLQVLLGSGLLVGGVTALVLNAIIPGDGGLTSADAGADA; this is encoded by the coding sequence ATGACGGACGCAAACGTGGACGATCAGTCTTTAGAATCGAGTACTGACGACGGTATCGTTCGATACGGAATCGACGACGAACCGCCCCTTTCGGAAGCCATTCCGCTCGGGATCCAGCACTTGCTCGCGATGTTTCTCTCGACGGTCGCGCTCCCGCTCGTCATCGCCGGAGCGATCGGGCTCGGGCAGAGCGAGACCACCTTCATCGTGCAGATGGCGTTGCTCGTCGCCGGGGTCGCCACGATCGTACAGGTGTATTCGGTCGGACCGGTCGGCTCCCGTCTCCCCATCGTCATGGGAACGAGCGCGATCTTCGTCACGCCCCTGATCGACATCGGGAACTCGTTCGGGATCGCCGCGATCTTCGGTGCCGTCATCGTTGCTGCCCCGGTTGAGATCGTCATCGGCTACTTCTACGACGACCTCCGGTCGCTGTTTCCCCCGCTCGTGACGGGCGTGGTCGTCATGCTCGTCGGGCTGACGCTCGTTCCGACGGCGATCCAGTACTCCGCCGGTGGGCCGGGCGCTGAAACCTACGGCGATCTCGCGAACCTCGGCGTGGCCGGAGTCGTGTTCCTGATCGCGGTCCTGTTCAACCAGTACTTCGATAACTTCCTCTCGGTCGCGAGCGTGCTCATCGCAGTCGTCGTCGGCTACCTGATGGCCGCGCCGCTCGGACTGCTCGATCTCTCCGGCGTCGCCGATGCCGGGTGGGTGGCCGTCCCGATGCCCCTCGAGTTCGGCGTCGAGTTCCACCCGAGCGCGATCGTCATCGCCGCGTTCGCGTACGTCGTCACCTCCATGGAGACGATCGGCGACGTGGAGGGAACGACCGGAACGGTTGACCGACGTGCGACTTCGGAGGAAATGCGGGGCGGCCTGCTGGCCGATGGCGTGATGAGCATGATCGCGGGCGTCTTCAACGCCTTCCCGAACACGTCGTTCTCCCAGAACGTCGGCCTGATCGGGTTCACCGGCGTCGCGAGCAAGTTCGTCGTCGCGATCTGTGGGGGCTTCCTCGTCGTGCTCGGCCTGATTCCGAAAGTCGCCGCGATCGTCTCGGCGATGCCCGAACCCGTCCTCGGCGGTGCGGCGATCGTCCTCTTCGGGATGATCTTCTCGATCGGACTCAGACTCGTCGCCCAGAACGTGGAACTGACGCAGCGAAACCTGACGATCATCGCCTCCTCGATCGTTCTCGGCCTTGGCGTCGAGGTGCAGTCGGACGCGCTCGCACAGTTCCCCGACGATCTCCAGGTGCTGCTCGGCTCTGGGCTGCTCGTCGGCGGCGTCACCGCGCTCGTGTTGAACGCGATTATCCCCGGCGACGGCGGCCTCACGTCGGCCGACGCCGGCGCTGACGCTTGA
- a CDS encoding alcohol dehydrogenase catalytic domain-containing protein: MKACVLDEWGGSLTVDTVPDPEPEPDEVCIDVRACGVTRTIENSIQGGLEDDPALTPRVPGHEFAGIVDDVGDDVSGIVPGDRVLAYFYLTCGDCDACRRGATNQCANFGGWYGATRDGAYAERAVIPASNALPLPDGASFVDGAIAADGLATPLHICRRAEVDDADTVLVVGAAGRVGIHLSQLAALRGARVLAADVADDRLAHVDSVTGPAVEPIDVRGDDVAARLREATPGGDGPTVVVDTVGNTDTLADAWDALAMGGQLISLTTHHDRSFAPPLTEFVVKEAAISGSRYATKDEVVRAARLLADGRIDPVVTERVGLEDVPAVHERIRTGESHGMIVLEP, encoded by the coding sequence ATGAAGGCATGTGTCCTCGACGAGTGGGGCGGATCGCTAACGGTCGACACGGTTCCCGATCCGGAGCCCGAACCGGACGAAGTGTGTATCGACGTCCGCGCCTGCGGCGTCACGCGGACGATCGAGAACTCGATTCAGGGGGGCCTCGAGGACGATCCGGCACTCACGCCGCGGGTGCCGGGTCACGAGTTCGCGGGCATCGTCGACGACGTCGGCGACGACGTGTCGGGAATCGTACCGGGCGATCGCGTGCTGGCGTACTTCTATCTCACCTGTGGCGACTGCGACGCGTGTCGGCGCGGCGCGACGAACCAGTGTGCGAATTTCGGCGGCTGGTACGGGGCCACTCGAGACGGCGCGTACGCCGAGCGAGCAGTTATCCCCGCCTCGAACGCGCTCCCGCTTCCGGACGGGGCGAGCTTCGTCGACGGCGCGATCGCCGCAGACGGGCTCGCGACGCCGCTACACATCTGTCGCCGGGCCGAGGTCGACGACGCCGATACGGTGCTCGTCGTCGGCGCGGCCGGTCGCGTCGGAATCCACCTCTCGCAGCTGGCCGCGCTCAGGGGCGCTCGCGTGCTGGCGGCCGACGTCGCGGACGACCGGCTCGCGCACGTCGATTCGGTCACCGGCCCGGCGGTAGAGCCGATCGACGTCCGCGGCGACGACGTCGCGGCGCGGCTCCGCGAGGCGACCCCCGGCGGCGACGGACCGACGGTCGTCGTCGACACGGTCGGGAACACGGACACGCTCGCGGACGCCTGGGACGCGCTCGCGATGGGCGGGCAACTGATCTCGCTGACGACCCACCACGACCGATCGTTCGCACCGCCGCTAACGGAGTTCGTCGTGAAGGAAGCCGCCATCAGCGGGTCGCGGTACGCGACGAAAGACGAGGTCGTCCGGGCCGCGCGATTGCTGGCCGACGGCCGGATCGACCCCGTCGTTACCGAACGGGTCGGCCTCGAGGACGTCCCCGCCGTTCACGAACGGATTCGGACGGGCGAGAGTCACGGGATGATCGTCCTCGAGCCGTAG
- a CDS encoding MFS transporter: protein MSFSDESQTVPWTAIGGIGLGLFGLGLAVGGYGAYVSALIARGVSPDAAGFGMSLFLLGQLLVVVPADRLTRTVPVERVAALGFAVAGVGIALGGAMSLEATYVSRLLLGLGQGTAFVGGMKYVGLRTTGADTATAQGMLGALFTLGLACGLAVGPVAVSALGPTLPAVVAAIVALSGGALASRLPAVSANAKTPLRAYLDPFTSASGLALGLGNMATFGFLMVASTWYAELLSGVALPAIAVLVGFALATVLGRGLGGWLSRGYGERATVAGTLLGLALVLVGLAAAIATGSEAGIGIGLVLTGFGFGIPFGPLFSLAFSELADDPGVTLSGMLLVGNGGALAYPWLVGRLLTATESYAAGFGAMGLTVAAVWLLWIATIGR from the coding sequence ATGTCGTTCAGTGACGAGTCGCAGACCGTCCCCTGGACAGCCATCGGCGGGATCGGTCTGGGGCTGTTCGGTCTCGGACTCGCCGTCGGCGGCTACGGCGCGTACGTCTCCGCGCTCATCGCCCGCGGCGTCTCGCCCGATGCGGCCGGATTCGGCATGTCGCTCTTTCTCCTCGGACAGCTTCTCGTCGTCGTTCCGGCAGATCGACTGACGCGGACGGTGCCCGTCGAACGCGTCGCGGCGCTCGGGTTCGCCGTCGCCGGCGTCGGAATCGCCCTCGGCGGCGCGATGAGCCTCGAGGCCACGTACGTCTCGCGGCTCCTCCTGGGGCTCGGTCAGGGGACGGCGTTCGTCGGCGGAATGAAGTACGTCGGACTGCGGACGACCGGCGCGGACACCGCGACCGCCCAGGGGATGCTCGGCGCGCTGTTCACGCTCGGGCTGGCCTGTGGACTGGCAGTCGGTCCCGTCGCCGTCTCCGCGCTCGGACCGACGCTCCCCGCCGTCGTCGCGGCTATCGTGGCCCTCTCGGGAGGCGCGTTGGCGAGTCGATTGCCGGCCGTCAGCGCGAACGCGAAGACGCCTCTTCGAGCGTATCTCGACCCGTTCACGTCCGCGAGCGGCCTCGCACTCGGGCTCGGGAACATGGCGACGTTCGGATTTCTCATGGTGGCCTCGACCTGGTACGCGGAACTCCTTTCAGGGGTCGCGCTCCCCGCGATCGCCGTGCTCGTCGGATTCGCCCTGGCGACGGTGCTCGGTCGGGGGCTCGGCGGCTGGCTCTCTCGAGGCTACGGGGAGCGAGCGACCGTCGCGGGTACGCTACTGGGACTGGCGCTCGTCCTCGTCGGGTTAGCGGCAGCGATCGCGACCGGCTCCGAAGCAGGGATCGGAATCGGACTCGTATTGACCGGGTTCGGCTTCGGGATCCCGTTCGGGCCGCTGTTCAGTCTCGCGTTCTCCGAACTGGCTGACGACCCCGGCGTGACGCTGTCGGGAATGTTGCTCGTGGGTAACGGCGGCGCGCTGGCGTACCCGTGGCTCGTGGGCCGGCTGTTGACCGCGACGGAGAGCTATGCCGCGGGATTCGGGGCGATGGGACTGACCGTCGCGGCGGTCTGGCTTCTCTGGATAGCGACGATCGGTCGGTGA
- a CDS encoding universal stress protein: protein MPERILVPVDGSNRSEDALEYAIETFPDASITAVHVVEAGHGDIGAFSGMTGDIPDDSPEHERSEEILESAHQFAAERGTEIETERGRGRPDRLIVKRAEDGDYEMIVIGSHGRNRVARVLLGSVAEKVVRRSSVPVLVVR from the coding sequence ATGCCCGAACGGATCCTCGTCCCCGTCGATGGCTCGAACAGATCGGAAGACGCACTCGAGTACGCGATCGAAACGTTCCCGGACGCCTCGATCACGGCTGTCCACGTGGTCGAGGCGGGGCACGGCGACATCGGGGCGTTTTCCGGAATGACTGGTGATATTCCTGACGACAGTCCAGAACACGAGCGATCCGAAGAGATCCTCGAGTCCGCTCATCAGTTCGCGGCGGAACGCGGAACCGAGATCGAGACCGAACGCGGTCGGGGCCGACCGGATCGGCTGATCGTCAAGCGCGCCGAGGACGGCGACTACGAGATGATCGTCATCGGCAGTCACGGTCGGAACCGCGTCGCACGCGTCCTCCTCGGGAGCGTCGCGGAGAAAGTCGTGCGGCGGTCGTCCGTCCCCGTCCTCGTCGTTCGATAG
- a CDS encoding aldehyde ferredoxin oxidoreductase family protein has protein sequence MSDLPPAYGGEILHVDLESGESEREELAPEDARLFLGGNGLAVKLVAEHVPASADAFDSENVVVFAVGPMNATPFQSTSRGVVGFVSPMTDGFFDSTFGGTFPRAQKTTGFDAIALHGAADDLSYVTITADGATVEPAADMAGLDTYETCERVREREDVGYDTHVIAAGPAGENRVRYACLLHESKRREGVAGRGGSGAVLGSKNVKAVAVREGDFEPELAAPDQLRTLATQRMKPLMEGTEMLQDYGTSGLVNPVNETGKLGQRNNQTERTSRENAEAISGERLHEEFVTEDTTCANCAVACGKHVAVQSEGITEAKIPEFESLFGTATMQEVYDIKRVMKANDLCDRLGMDTISWGVTVAFARECYEEGLLSADASPHLEFGDADGLVELAEETARRDGIGDRLAAGSFRFADSLDDAAERYLHGAKGLEFAAHSPRGLKGMSIGYATATRGGSHHDTRPTLQYQGEHDETTDGTAEFAARSQHFTAVGDSLTQCRFVSEGGWGERLNERYSDAVNAATGWDLDPAELERIGERIYNLERLVNVQRGIASRADDTLPYRVMHEAIPDGPSAGMFCPPSELEAMLDEYYAFRGWDDDGVPTDETLERLELTPFAN, from the coding sequence ATGAGCGACCTCCCGCCGGCGTACGGCGGTGAAATCCTCCACGTCGACCTCGAGAGCGGTGAGAGCGAGCGCGAGGAACTCGCGCCCGAGGACGCGCGCCTGTTCCTCGGCGGGAACGGCCTCGCCGTCAAGCTCGTCGCCGAACACGTCCCCGCGTCTGCCGACGCGTTCGATTCGGAGAACGTCGTCGTCTTCGCGGTCGGACCGATGAACGCCACGCCGTTCCAGAGCACGAGCCGCGGCGTCGTCGGGTTCGTCAGCCCGATGACCGACGGGTTCTTCGACAGCACGTTCGGCGGGACGTTCCCGCGGGCCCAGAAGACGACGGGATTCGACGCGATCGCGTTACACGGCGCGGCCGACGACCTCTCGTACGTCACCATTACGGCGGACGGCGCGACCGTCGAACCCGCCGCCGATATGGCCGGCCTGGACACGTACGAGACCTGCGAGCGGGTACGCGAACGCGAGGACGTCGGCTACGACACGCACGTCATCGCCGCCGGCCCGGCCGGTGAGAACCGAGTGCGCTACGCCTGCCTGTTGCACGAGTCGAAACGGCGCGAAGGCGTCGCCGGTCGGGGCGGCAGCGGGGCGGTTCTCGGCTCGAAGAACGTGAAAGCCGTCGCCGTCCGGGAGGGCGACTTCGAGCCCGAACTCGCTGCACCCGATCAGCTCCGGACGCTCGCCACCCAGCGGATGAAACCGCTGATGGAGGGGACCGAGATGCTGCAGGACTACGGGACCAGCGGCCTCGTCAACCCGGTCAACGAGACGGGAAAGCTCGGCCAGCGCAACAACCAAACCGAGCGGACGTCCCGGGAGAACGCGGAGGCGATCAGCGGCGAACGGCTCCACGAAGAGTTCGTCACCGAGGACACCACGTGCGCCAACTGCGCGGTCGCCTGCGGGAAACACGTCGCGGTCCAGTCGGAGGGGATCACCGAGGCGAAGATTCCGGAGTTCGAGAGCCTGTTCGGGACCGCGACGATGCAGGAGGTGTACGACATCAAGCGCGTGATGAAAGCGAACGACCTCTGTGACCGGCTGGGGATGGACACCATCAGCTGGGGCGTGACCGTCGCGTTCGCGCGGGAGTGCTACGAGGAGGGGCTGCTGTCCGCGGACGCCTCACCGCACCTCGAGTTCGGCGACGCCGACGGTCTCGTGGAACTCGCCGAGGAGACCGCGCGACGCGACGGAATCGGGGATCGGCTCGCGGCGGGTTCGTTCCGATTCGCCGACTCGCTGGACGACGCGGCGGAACGGTACCTGCACGGGGCGAAGGGGCTGGAGTTCGCAGCCCACTCGCCGCGGGGTCTCAAGGGGATGTCGATCGGATACGCGACCGCGACTCGAGGCGGGTCACACCACGACACGCGTCCGACGCTCCAGTATCAGGGAGAACACGACGAAACGACGGACGGGACCGCCGAGTTCGCCGCTCGCTCGCAGCACTTCACCGCCGTCGGCGACTCGCTGACCCAGTGTCGGTTCGTCAGCGAGGGCGGGTGGGGCGAACGACTGAACGAGCGCTACAGCGATGCGGTGAACGCCGCGACCGGCTGGGACCTCGACCCGGCCGAACTCGAACGGATCGGCGAGCGCATCTACAACCTGGAGCGACTCGTCAACGTCCAGCGCGGAATCGCCAGCCGTGCGGACGACACGCTCCCCTACCGCGTCATGCACGAGGCGATCCCAGACGGACCGTCGGCCGGAATGTTCTGTCCGCCGTCGGAACTCGAGGCGATGCTGGACGAGTACTACGCGTTCCGCGGCTGGGACGACGACGGCGTTCCGACCGACGAGACGCTCGAGCGACTCGAGCTCACCCCGTTCGCGAACTGA
- a CDS encoding CocE/NonD family hydrolase, producing the protein MASDPEYAVTAELDVMVEMRDGVELATDIYRPADPDTGEPIDDPKPALLDRTPYGKRGRMERHGEWFAERGYVVAIQDCRGRFNSGGEYYIFVNEPEDGYDTVEWLADQPYCDEQVGTIGTSYGAWVQNALATQDPPHLEAMFINQGAANGRKATFRHNGAFELRWLCWAYTLGGGFAKRALEDSDVQHRLANVDVRDVLENGPIQPGQSPLRHIPDYEEWAFDIMTQGAASDELWQEPGLNFEAYYDESADVPTVYSGAWYDSYTKATCDNFEALAERKDSDHYLLMGPWTHGWNTYPLPSWNKSYSGELEFGERALRDYQETRLRFFDHYLKGEDTWGDQPTVQYFQMGTGDGSQTRDGRLRHSGEWRSGEEWPLPDTEFTTYYIHEDGRLSTDEPTVQNAATSYEFDPSDPVPTLGGNCSSYITYEPREENLIEYPLANRNLHDITGRGGFDQRTRPDTLGADSPYGPLEERNDVLVYRTEPLEEDLEITGPISVSVFGSTDAPDTDFTAKLIDEYPPSEEFPNGFAVNLADSICRGRYRGYRDEPDLLEPGEVYEFEMEPYPTANVFKEGHRIRLDISSSNYPRFDVNHNTGGPLYGDRESQTATNTVHHDAEYATHIELPVQPR; encoded by the coding sequence ATGGCATCTGATCCGGAGTACGCAGTCACTGCTGAACTAGATGTGATGGTCGAGATGCGTGACGGTGTCGAACTGGCGACCGACATCTACCGCCCGGCTGACCCCGACACGGGAGAACCGATCGACGATCCCAAGCCCGCGCTTCTCGATCGGACTCCCTACGGCAAGCGAGGACGCATGGAACGACACGGCGAGTGGTTCGCCGAGCGCGGCTACGTCGTCGCGATTCAGGACTGTCGGGGTCGATTCAACAGCGGCGGCGAGTACTACATCTTCGTCAACGAACCCGAGGACGGCTACGACACCGTCGAATGGCTCGCCGACCAGCCCTACTGTGACGAGCAGGTCGGGACGATAGGGACCTCCTACGGTGCGTGGGTGCAAAACGCGCTCGCCACGCAGGATCCGCCCCACCTCGAGGCCATGTTCATCAACCAGGGAGCCGCCAACGGACGGAAGGCGACCTTCCGTCACAACGGTGCCTTCGAGCTCCGGTGGCTCTGCTGGGCGTACACCCTCGGCGGCGGGTTCGCCAAGCGGGCGCTGGAGGACTCGGACGTCCAGCACCGACTCGCGAACGTCGACGTGCGGGACGTACTCGAGAACGGGCCGATCCAGCCGGGGCAGTCGCCGCTGCGACACATCCCCGACTACGAGGAGTGGGCGTTCGACATCATGACGCAGGGGGCCGCGAGCGACGAACTCTGGCAGGAACCCGGGCTCAACTTCGAGGCGTACTACGACGAGTCGGCGGACGTTCCGACCGTCTATTCGGGCGCGTGGTACGACTCCTACACGAAGGCGACCTGCGACAACTTCGAGGCGCTCGCCGAGCGCAAGGACAGCGACCACTACCTCCTGATGGGGCCGTGGACCCACGGCTGGAACACCTATCCCCTGCCCTCGTGGAACAAGTCCTACTCCGGCGAACTCGAGTTCGGCGAGCGGGCCCTGCGCGACTACCAGGAGACGCGGCTGCGCTTTTTCGATCACTACCTCAAGGGCGAGGACACCTGGGGCGACCAGCCGACGGTCCAGTACTTCCAGATGGGGACCGGCGACGGCTCACAGACGCGCGACGGCCGGCTCCGCCACAGCGGCGAGTGGCGCTCCGGCGAGGAGTGGCCCCTGCCGGACACCGAGTTCACGACCTATTACATCCACGAGGACGGGCGGCTGTCGACGGACGAACCGACCGTTCAAAACGCCGCGACGAGCTACGAGTTCGATCCGAGCGATCCCGTCCCGACCCTCGGGGGCAACTGCTCGTCGTACATCACCTACGAACCGCGAGAGGAGAACCTCATCGAGTACCCGCTCGCCAATCGAAACCTGCACGACATCACCGGCCGCGGCGGCTTCGACCAGCGCACCCGCCCCGATACCCTCGGCGCCGACTCGCCGTACGGCCCCCTCGAGGAGCGCAACGACGTCCTCGTCTACCGGACGGAGCCCCTCGAGGAGGACCTCGAGATCACGGGCCCGATCAGCGTGAGCGTCTTCGGCTCGACCGACGCGCCGGACACCGACTTCACGGCGAAACTCATCGACGAGTACCCGCCCAGCGAGGAGTTCCCGAACGGCTTCGCGGTGAACCTCGCCGACTCCATCTGCCGCGGGCGCTACCGGGGCTACCGGGACGAGCCCGACCTGCTCGAGCCCGGCGAAGTCTACGAGTTCGAGATGGAGCCGTACCCGACGGCGAACGTCTTCAAGGAAGGTCATCGCATCCGACTGGACATCTCCTCGTCGAACTACCCGCGCTTCGACGTGAACCACAACACCGGCGGGCCGCTGTACGGCGACCGCGAGTCCCAGACCGCCACCAACACGGTCCACCACGACGCCGAGTACGCGACGCATATCGAACTGCCGGTTCAGCCGCGGTAA
- the codB gene encoding cytosine permease has product MATSDGGFDWRRIVFGDETLPDPDYPLDHVPKNERKGLVSLSAVLLGLVFFAGTMWAGAEVSAAMGFQEMLTAMVVGHIILGGYVALLCGISANAGLTTVLLARYSFGRIGAKWADLLLGGTQVGWFGVTIPMVAVPTATYFGLESAAMVSALVLIWGLLHMSTAYFGYDGMEKLSYVAVPFLVIVGLLSIGLAVGDAGGIDGLLSQTGGGEMTFGLAVTIVVGTFISAGTQAPNWARFAVNSRVAFWAGLIAFLVGNSFLFLSGAVGGAVYDVTPAGDLYEVLVAQGLASVGLIALILNIWTTNDNAAYAFSVAGAEAFDFDRKRPFVIVGCAIGILLALAGADGLLLPWLELLGQYIPPLGAIIIADFLLCWRGGIPRMDDVQFTSVRWTGVLAYVVGCLVAVLTAGSVLPGVTAPALIPGMAALNGMLAAAVVHIVGYYALEETGLLPSHRVPEDANRV; this is encoded by the coding sequence ATGGCAACATCCGACGGTGGATTCGACTGGCGCCGCATCGTCTTCGGTGACGAGACCCTCCCGGATCCCGACTATCCGCTCGATCACGTCCCGAAGAACGAACGGAAGGGATTGGTCAGCCTCTCGGCGGTCCTGCTCGGCCTCGTTTTCTTCGCGGGGACGATGTGGGCGGGCGCGGAAGTCAGCGCGGCGATGGGATTCCAAGAGATGCTCACCGCGATGGTCGTGGGCCACATCATCCTGGGCGGGTACGTCGCACTCCTCTGTGGAATCTCCGCGAATGCGGGTCTCACAACCGTCCTGCTCGCTCGATACTCGTTCGGTCGGATCGGTGCTAAATGGGCAGACCTGCTGTTGGGCGGCACGCAGGTCGGCTGGTTCGGCGTGACCATTCCGATGGTCGCCGTCCCAACGGCGACGTATTTCGGCCTCGAGAGCGCGGCGATGGTCAGCGCACTGGTTCTCATCTGGGGGCTGTTACACATGTCGACCGCGTACTTCGGGTACGACGGGATGGAGAAGCTCTCGTACGTCGCGGTCCCGTTCCTCGTGATCGTCGGGTTGCTCTCGATCGGGCTCGCCGTCGGCGACGCGGGCGGGATCGACGGCCTCCTGTCGCAGACCGGCGGGGGCGAGATGACGTTCGGTCTCGCGGTGACGATCGTCGTCGGGACGTTCATCAGCGCGGGCACGCAGGCTCCGAACTGGGCGCGCTTCGCCGTCAACTCTCGGGTCGCCTTCTGGGCCGGATTGATCGCGTTCCTCGTCGGAAACAGCTTCCTCTTTCTCAGCGGTGCGGTCGGCGGTGCCGTCTACGACGTGACGCCCGCGGGCGACCTCTACGAAGTGCTGGTCGCACAGGGGCTCGCGAGCGTCGGCCTGATCGCGTTGATCCTGAACATCTGGACCACGAACGACAACGCCGCCTACGCGTTCAGCGTCGCCGGAGCCGAGGCGTTCGACTTCGATCGCAAGCGGCCGTTCGTCATCGTCGGCTGTGCGATCGGGATCCTCCTCGCGCTGGCCGGCGCCGACGGGCTCCTCCTGCCGTGGCTCGAACTCCTCGGACAGTACATCCCGCCGCTCGGCGCGATCATCATCGCCGATTTCCTGCTCTGCTGGCGCGGCGGGATCCCGCGGATGGACGACGTTCAGTTCACGAGCGTCCGGTGGACGGGCGTGCTGGCGTACGTCGTCGGGTGTCTCGTCGCGGTCCTGACCGCCGGATCGGTGCTACCGGGCGTCACTGCACCGGCGCTAATTCCGGGCATGGCGGCCCTCAACGGGATGCTCGCGGCCGCAGTCGTGCACATTGTCGGCTACTACGCCCTCGAGGAGACCGGTCTCCTCCCGTCTCACCGGGTTCCCGAGGACGCAAATCGAGTCTGA